The genome window GTGGTACCTAATGTATTTAATCATCGGTATGCAAATCACAGGTTGGGCTCAAATGGAGCCACCGTTGGGCTCATATGCAAACCACCCGTCAGGCCTAAATGCATGACACCCGACGCGTCTTTGGGAGGCTGATGGGTCTCAAGGAGAGGAGTCTTAGGTGAAGTGTTTTATCCCGATAGGTCAAAAGATATTCTTTAAAGTTAGTAAGAGGTTTTTCTTGTTGACATGAATGGGTTGTGGTCCATGTACGAGAAGTTGGGAGTTTTGAAGCTATTGTTGGTTGCAATAGTGAAGTCTTCTACTAAGATGTAGTGTTTAGATAACAAGGGTATTATTCTAGTTTGTAAGATCATTCTAATATAGTGGATCACCTTAGTTGGAGTGTGCATATCCCCATAGTGGTTTTTCCTTTAGAGAAGTTATCCATCAATTTCCCACTTAATCACTCATATTGCTATCTCAtgattttattacttttaatgCCTtgctatttttgttgtttaaattattAGCATTGTGATCACATAATTGGTTCAATAGGTAATTAACAAATAGCTCCGTTGTATAATTaattttggggtctaaacaagttGTCTTGAAGTTAGAAATTTTAACTCTCATATCTTGgactcaaataaaattttaacaagatTTCTTATCAGGTCTCCTTAATTTCCCATATCATGCTTATAGCTAGTTAACATATATCCTAAAAAGGTACCATAATagctgaaagttcaattagtgtataaaccactatgaacgtttagacccccaatttacaaattaccaattcaagcttaatgtcagACAATTAATATGCGGAATATGAACTTaagcttaaaacagaattgataaacaatctaaaccaaataaaatcacaaccacagcagaaattaaatggaaaagattaaggggagagagatgcaaacacaaggacaacacacgatgtgttatcaagGAGGTAACtgaagcccttggcgtaaaacctctctgccgccctccaagcggtaaacaatcctctaaagaatgtagttgggatacatgaacagcagaagatcttccaagcctaatctacccaatgtacctaagccttctaagctcctactccaacgaggttacgtcgaacctatttcttctttagcttatcggattccgctacttgaccatagcatcaaccaatatgaaattggtcccttcttaactgcttcccaaacaccaaatggccttctcacagatatgggtatggtgagaaaaggttttggtaatgtacctctcaaggatttgacaatggagaggaagagagtagaggaatttgaatagtctctatgtgaagattgtggatgaatcaattttgtttttctctaaggtttctctctggaagctctcaaaatatcgtgggtataagggtatatatatagtagggtgagaaagAATATGAAAAGATAGTTTTTTCCAAATagggtggtctggcgacttgacctcgcgattgggctgagtcgcgagttcaagccgcgagctaacggcTTGGCCAGCCTgagacttttgtcctgtagtgcaacaactagcatgactcttcagctcccttgcatgctccgcacgtgtgccaactttggcggcttgccagtcgcgagtcacccgcgagtccggccgcgagtctctgcatccttgcacaatcttgagcatttcttcacactctttcactcactacccttacatgattctcacctaaatacaaggttactaattgctaaaatataagcaaatttggcacggaataaagccaacaagatggttgataaaattcaaccttacaatagcTATGTGGACTGTTTCAACCTCGTTAACTATCGTGATTTCTAAAACTAGGTTTTTAGGACTtactgaatagtaaaattattttcttaggATTTTTCAAATAGTAAGaagtttgtttctttgtttttttgtttttggttgtttttttttggaataacaAATAGTAAGAAGTTTAAATTTACAAGAATTATACATTctaaatgataataaaaattttaccaacaaaataagcaaaatgtaatatttctttttcaataattaaaaataaaaaacaatcatgacaatatatatatatatatatatatatattgtgggaaGATGAGAAGCCGATGACAGGAATGAGTGAGAAGAGATCAACCTCTAAGGAGCACACATTGAGAAGTACTGTCAAAGAATCCTCATAGCAAATATGACaacacaaccacaaacccaaGAAGATTAGAATGCCTGAGGACCCCGAGGATACTGATATGTCCTCGGAAGGGCTAAAGTCCAGTTCTAAAGACCATTGGGCATATATTGAGGAAAAGAAGGAAAGTTTGTCATCAAGTAAGAGGAGGAAGAGTACGGATAAAACATTCATCACCTCCGCATTCAATACTCTATACCCACTTAGGTGACCGCATTAACGGAGGAATGACCCCTAAACAGTGTCATCACAGCTCATAGACTAGTAGAAAAACCTTCTAGTAAGACCTCGATGGGACAAGTATCGGGGGAAATAAGTCCTAGCCCTCCAAGTGGAAGGCCATGATACAACCTGGATAACTATATAAGAGAGAAAGATCCCTATGAAGAGGGGGATGAAACATttggagagaagagaaagaaagtgatAGCATTGTAATCAAAATAGGTGTAAACTTATACCTCGGACCAAACCCAAGGAGCATAACTTAATCAATCCAAGACTAgtattattcaatttctctgtcTTACACATATTCCAAGCACAAAATCAAATATATCCTGATTAATTCACTCTTATAAGGGTAGTTAAGGTTGATTGGCATTCCATCTCTATAATGTGGTTAGAATAAAGACTATTCAATTTTAACTATTCAATTTTagccccccccacacacacacacatatatatatatataaacaatattttttaataaaatgttaaatgaaatttttagaACCCGAAACTAATATACATAAGAAACACAAAAGCAAAAATAGACAagcttaaaattcaaaaaaatgaatatgacaATATATATGGGGAAAAGAAACCAATGTCACTTTCCACCAAGCCTAAACGGAacttcaaaatattataaagggTAAAATGCACAAAAATCACCTGAATACTGTTGCACTAACATCTACTCATCTATCTGTTAACCAATTTGGTACAGTAGCTTTAATTCTAGATCAAATAGATCCTTGCTCTCAATTTTCTGtcaattttttggtttgaaaatgCCCTTATacccctatgtttaagtagaaacaaaactaaaggataatccagtaaaaatacaactttaactaccactaaaatattgcctaaaaaatagcgTCACTTTcctattgattttcaaattactttatcaacttataaattagattctcaaaataaaaattatatattatatatataaaataaaaacacaagttttttttttttttttttgctacaaaataaACGTGtaatatttgttcattttttgaatcTAGCCTCATGACACTCCTAGTTGTATTAGTAGTTCTAAATGCgtaatattaatgagaaaatgtgtaaatttcaaattggattgaatgaaaaattatgatactataaaaaaaaaaagcctcatgatattatatacatacacctagtgtgtgagtgtgtgtatatatatatatatatataacgctCATATGCATGGTTATCAATATCCTAATCTGAATCTTAGGTTCTTAAAGATCCTACATCCCTAAAACGTCCAGAATCTAATTAGGATCTTTACTAAAGTGAGATCTATGTGGAATCCCAATCTCGTAACGATACTAAAGATCTTGTGCAATGAAGGAAAATtcaatctatttatttattttgcttattttggGGCTCCAAATGGAGCCCAAAGGGCCcaaactgataaaaaaaaaaaaaaaaacccccctAAGTCTCACATCACCTTAATGGCTTAACCTAATCAACAAAATCatagaaaatagaagagaagagaagagagtaGAGAGTAGAGAGTAGAGAGTGAGTGCAAGCATGGTGGTGCAACTATGAGAAAGACTATTGATGCtgacaaagattttttttttttgggtgtaattTGGATGCCGATTAGTTACTTAGTTGCCTAACACAAACACTCAATAATTACAATTTCTCAACATTAGAAAGATTATTTGATGAGTCTTACTATCTTAGTAATTGTTTAATGGAATTGGTATTTGCTTTGTGTTGTTTATACAAGACATTAggtattgttatttttttagagttgtTTATGTGAGACGTTATGTATGTTTTTGGTGTTAGAACTTAGAATTTGGAATTTGTGCGATGTAACTTTTAAACTTTgaactttgtttatatatttataatttggtACTTTGCATTTTATTAGTAATTTgtgtcaaaaaattattttattaaatgtttctttaatatatattattaattataattataggTATTTTTAGTATATTTCTTTAATAAGAAAGGAGGATCTTATGATCCTTGTGCCGATTCTATGGTTCGATCCCCAAAATCCTCTCACCGATCCTGTGTAGGATCTCAATCCTTATAACTTTGCTCATGTGAGccatgagaaaaaaagaaaagaaaagagaagagaagtaACTTCATATTGAGAATCCCAATAGGTCCCTtattgcacatttttttttttgagggggtcTAAACTAGTCTTTTTAACTGCTGCTATCATGACATACTAATTAATTTCTTTGTAAATTAAAACTAGAATCACACGAAACATGCCTTAAGGAGGCGTTTGGTAtggagtaaaattttaaaattctcaaGAATGTTGAAAGATTTCCTAATTAACATTCTCACATTTACTTGCAAATCACACAAGGgaaaaagttatatattttttataatcgGACAATTTTACCCATTCCACCTTACCCTTTAaccaataacaataaaatttaaaaataatgattgtaaattgacatttaaataattatttaaatattaaattttattaaaaaatacattttttaaataaaaaaaattaaaagacttaATATTATGTTTATGAATTAgagaatattttgaaaaaaaaaaaaaattacttgtaaaaattctagaaataaaccaaatataagagcatccacagtagatgtgccaaatgccaaatatttggcacatttggcacaccaaacacaaaaacagagTTTTATTAGATGTGTtaaatgtgtcaaatttttGCAACATGCTACAGTACCGTTGCATTTTTGACACGGTACGGACTCAAATGGCATTtgtactttattatttttttattcatctttctctctcatcccacTCTGAGCCACTCCATCTCCACTTCTCTGGATCCTACTCTctctccttcctctctatctaaTTGCCCTCTCTCTAGTGAAGGATGGGTTCCGATGTGGGTATATTCTGGCGTGGGCTCCAGCGTGGGTTAGGTGACAATGTGGGTTGTGGGTATGACGGTGTGGTGGGTCGTGGTGAGTTGGGTCATGGCGAGGTGGGTCACGGCGAGGTGGGTCACGGACCCACAGCAGAGGTAAGTGGGTTTTGATGGGTGGGTTCAGATGGGGTTTGGGGTGGTTTCCTtcaccgtttttttttttttttttttttaaatttaatttaatttttattaaggtcgcgttggtggatgtgggtttgtgccggtGGTGGCTGGTCGGTGTTGTTGCGGCAGTGGTTGTTGGTTGTTGGTGACTGTTGTTGCGGCAGTGGTGGATGtgccgttgttgttgttgttgatagtGATGAGAGGGaggagataatatattattttaatgtgtagtaaatattattttaatgtatagaattgaatgatagaACATCTcataaatgagatattgtaaaataatgtggtaaaataataaagtaggcttttggtgtgtcaaaatgacattttttttttgcaacatctGCTACGGATGCTCTAAAGATCTTATATTTAAAGGAAATTTATTAGATTCataatcaaactaaaaatagaaatatttatATTCCCTGACTTTCGAAATTGTGAGGCATTACATTTCCAAGAATCTAACactaagaataataataatgtggATTCATCCAAACTAAACACCCCTAATTGTTATTGAAGATTCTCTGTCCTGGAGATAATATCATTTTAGGGTCGAACAGAGCTTTTCGTGCCCTAAAAGATTCCCACTTCGAGCCAAAATGGTTTATCCATTCTTCCTGTGTTTCATAATGTCCAAGATACGGCTTAACTTTAATACCGGCACCATCACAGAATTGTAATATCTCTTTGTTTTGGTTATCATATGCCTCCCATTTATTGAATCCACTTGAATGCAGCATACTTACAACGTAGAAAACATCTTCATCCGGTATAACCACAGACATCTTATAATCCCACCTACAATTAAACATTTAACATTTACTTATATAataatcaaatgaaaaaaaaaagagagcaaaatcatacatatatttttttagtgtttaaacaataggTGCATATATAGTAACTTAAAGATCATACTTGTTTCGGTTCATGGGGTAAATTAGGACAATTCCTGCGGGAATTTTTTGCTTAAGAATGATGTTCTTCAAAACACCCGAATTGAAATCCAAGATACGAGATTCAGGTACAAAGAGATTCAACCATGGATGAGGAACTTCCCATTGTCCTTTTGATCTAAGAAATAGCTCTGAACTTCTGACTCTATTCAAGAATTCCATGTATGTCACATCTTTCTCGAACATAAAATCAGGTAGAAAGCCTAGGTTCCCTTTGAGCAAATCTAGTAGCTCCTAAGAAAGAAAGGGAATAAATAATAGTGATCAAATTAATCATTATATTTCTTGTCTTTATTACGAGAGGGAATATCATGTTTTAgatgtatatatttatgtatctCACAACACGTGAGACCCACctgttgtgagagagagagagaggcatatAATCCGAAACATAATATTCTTTTGCCTTTGTTAGACCATGATTAATGCTTATTACATCTCACTAAGAAGACAAAATGACTCCACTTTACCCCGacatgttcttcttttttcctttgcgGGTTTTTTTGACCCTGAACAAAGAACGAGATAGGAACAAGGCACTGAGATGATATGATTATGCCCCATCCATTTAACACACAGTTTTCATGGAAATAAAGGACAGAAATTATACGGAGAATTGTGATTGCAATGTACCTTTTCCACCCTACTTTCTCTGTCATCATAATAATATTTGGCTGCTTCTAGGCAGTAGATGATGCCATATTTGGTTACTAGCGAATTTATTCTTGCGTAGGCAGATACTGGGTAAAAGGAAAGATCTTGAGGACCTTGGTTTAGTAGAAGCATGCCTTCTAAATAATTAAGTGCTTTGTTGTCCCTCCTTTCATTTTTTGAGATCAAACTTTCTTGATCTCTAGTAAATGCAGAGAAGTCGCTGTAAAACAGTCGTAACCACTTAACCTACAAACAAGTTCATtgcaattaaaacaaaacatacTAAAATGATAAACATGAATAGGAAATAAGCACATCTGACAATCTGAAATtcctaattgtttttttttttttgttatttattatttggtttTCTGCTTACAAAAAGTGGAACATTGAGAATTTGGCTTCAAGTTCTCTCCATGGAAGAAAAAACCAAGTAATATCACTGAATTTTAAGGCTCGTGAATATCACAGCTTATTTGGGGTGTGCTTAAAACGTACCCTTTTTGGAGCTGGTTCTAGGGCAATCCTTGCTCTGGTTATAATCCCAAATTGACCTAAGCCTCCAAGCACCGCATAATATAGCTCGGAGTTTTCCTTTGACGAGCAAGTCACAAATTCACCTTTCCCTATGTGAAAGAAAGATAACCTCATATAAGGTAAAGCTTTATAAACAACTAATAAATGTTAGAAAACTTAAATACGTACTAAAAAAGATCTTCAAAAAAAGGATTTGTTATCAATAAAACTAGTGgcataacaaaaattcaaaacaatttcACCCAATTTGTCTAATGCCTCACATATGAATCAACCACAATCTTAAATTCTCTTTAGTGGTCCATGTGCAAGGTGATACGCGAATTGGatattatgaaattgttgtaatCGTAGCTTTATTTGGTTGTTATTAGTTTGTACTACGGGGTATAATAACGTGatactctcttttctctcaaaaatAGTAGGTATCATTATTTAGATTCATCACACCGTGAATTTGAAAGTATAGAGTACCACATCATTGTTCTCACATATAATGTTTCTTACTAATCATCATTTATATTACTATATTAAAGTGGAGgttaagagaaaattcaattcaattagtTTGTGCACATAACAATACGTGTAACGTGCTTTCCTCGCATCTAGGTTTTCTCTCTAGAAAACCCTAGAGCGGTGGAACACATCGCCTACCTTAGGTGGGCCTTTTTTTCTCCTTCCCGGGTAGAACCTTTGCTAGTCCTTCACCGTCTTCTGCCATGGAAGACATCACTGGGCGCTGGGCTAACTTAACCCTTAACACAAAAGAAATCGATGTTGTGGACTTAGAGCCTCACGATGTCGAATCGGACAACAGTAAGGTTCTAGTAGTGAAGTTCTTCACAAAACGGCGACCTAATATGGAAGCCATCACTCGCACTCTTCGAAGTATGTGGCGGTCTGGTGGAGCTTTTGTGATCAGAGAACTTGGTTCTAACACAGCCTTACTCTTGTTTGATGATGAAGCAAATGTGCAACAGATTCTTTTACAGGGACCTTGGACCTTCGACAAATATTTAATCGGTGTGTTTAGACCTGGGAACGATGCTGCTGTGGAGGATGCAGTCTTTGACAGAGCCTCCTTTTGGGTGCAAATCCATGGACTGCCCATACGACTGATGAATAAAGTAACCACGGAAGCTATCGGCCAAACCTTAGGCATAGTTGAGAGTGTTGATCAATCCAGTTCTGGAGATTGCCGTGGTCGGTGTATTCGAGTTCGGATTAATATTGATATATCTCAACCCCTTTGTCGAGGTAGAATGGTGAACATGGGAGGATCAAAACCTGAATGGATATCTTTTCAATATGAACATCTTCCTATTTTTTGCTACTGGTGTGGACTTTTGAACCACGATGAGAAAGATTGTCCAATGTGGTTGAGGAGTAAAGGGAGTTTACGAAAGGAGGAGCAACAATATGGGGGGTGGATGCGAGCTACGATGGAGAGATTCTACAAGTCACAACCTATCACTAAGCAGGGTAGGGCCAATTCTGATCAGAAAAATCATATGCCACAAAAGGCTCCCTCAACTCTCCGACTCACTGAACTAAATGATGAGGAGGACATAAGGACAAAGAATACTATGGAGAGTAAAAATCCAATGCATGCAGATGATGAAGAGGTAATCCCAGTACCAACTAATAAAGATATTATAACTGACCCTGTTTTATTCAATACTCACTTACAGGAAATAGACAAGGACCTGAATTTGTCCACTAATGAACCAATGCTGACCTCAAAGGGAGTATGTGTCAATCAAGGAGATGGCTTACCCACTAGTGATCCATATGTGGCAACTACAGCATTGGATATGGAAAAGATTCTTACATCACATTGCAAACATGGTAGCCACGTGGTTGTCAAACCAATGGAAGATGATGCTGTTTTGGGGAAGGAGAATTTGACTGGTACTTGGAAAAGATAGCCACGGCAAAAAAACAAGTCGAAGGAAGTGCAGGAATCTCTGTTGATGAAACGAGTGAATAGGGACACTGATGAAGAGATGGAGGATGTTGAAGGCAGCAAGAAGAGAAGAGCAGCTTGTAGCGATGATTTATCAGTGGAGGCTAGAGACTAGCCCCGTCGACAACAATGAAACTCTTAGCATGGAACTGCAGGGGGCTTGTGAATCGTCCTGTAGTTCAAGAGCTTGTTGATATTGTACGAGATCAAGATCCCATGGTGGTGTTTTTGTCTGAAACATGGTCAGATAGGGAACAGATGGTTAGTATTAAGGAGAGGTTAGtgtttggtgatttgtttgttgtCCCAACTGATGGgcgagggggggggggattagCCTTGCTTTGGAGAAGGGGTGTAAAGGTTTGGGTGGGTAGCTTTTCGAAGTATCACATTGACTCCATTGTAGATGGAAATTTAGAGAGTGCTTGGCGATTAACGGGGTTTTATGGAGAGCCGGATACTAATCATAGAATTGAAGGGTGGAATATGCTCCGAATGCTTAATTCCAAACCAAAGCTTCCTTGGGTTTGCTTCGGGGACTTTAATGAATTGCTGGaggtagaggaaaaaaaagggggcacTCCGAGAGCTCATAATCAAATGCAAATGTTCAGAGATGTGTTGGGTCAATGTGGTTTTGTGGATTTAGGGTACTTAGGGTCGGATTTTACTTGGCATGGAAGACGGCGTAATGAATTGATTTGGGAAAAATTAGACCAGGGGGTGGCTAATTATGATTGGTTGGCTAAGTTTCCTACTGCTAGAATTCGTCATCTGCATTGTTTTACTTCTGATCACAGGCCAATTGTTCTAGCTCTTGATTTTAATGCGGAGGCGCAAAGGTGGAGAAGGAAACCCTTCAGGTTTGAGGCAATGTGGTTGACAGATCCGGGGTGCAAGGAAATTGTCACAAAAGCTTGGGATTGTAATGTCGTGGGTACTCCTATGTATGTTGCCAcgaagaaattgaagaagtgTAAAAAGAGGTTGAAGGATTGGGACCGGGATCATTTTGGAAGTGTAAAGAATAATATAAAGAAGCTTAAAGAACAATTATGGAAGGCAGAGATGGAGTCGGTCAGATCTGGGAGCTATGAGGAAGCAGCTCGTATCAAATCCGAACTCTCAGTTTTATATGAAAAGGAGGAGAAGATGTGGCAACAGCGCTCTCGTATTCAGTGGCTGCAAAGTGGGGATAAAAATACGAAATTTTTTcatgggacagccactcaaaggaagaggaaaaactCTATTAAGGGTTTAAAGGACGATGAAGGTGTCTGGCATGAAGAGGAGAACCAAGTTTCGGGTTTGCTTATTGAGAACTACTCTCAATTATTCTCAACCTCACATCCTCATGATTTTGATCGTATCCTTGACGGGGTTGATACAATTGTTACTGAAGAGATGAGGGTAGAGTTAGCACGTCCTTACACTTCTGATGAGGTAGATGCTGCTATTAAGGAGATGGCACCTTTGAAGGCTCTAGGGCCAGATGGTATGCCTCCATTATTTTATCAAACCTATTGGTCGGACGTAGGAGTGGATGTTCATCAAGCGGTCTTGTCCAGCTTAAATTCAAGTGCTATCTTGAAATCTATTAACCATACTTTCATTACTTTGATTCCAAAAGTTAATAATCCAGAAAAGGTCTCAGATTTTAGACCTATCAGTTTATGTAATGTGATTTATAAGATTGTTAGCAAGGTGATAGCCAATCGCCTTAAACCTTTTCTTAATTCCATTATTTCAAAAACACAGAGTGCCTTTACTGCTGATAGATTGATTACTAATAATATCTTGATAGCTTTTGAGTCTTTACATCATATGAAGACTAATTGCAAAGGAAGGAAAGGTTTTATGGCCCTAaagcttgatatgagtaaggcctatGATCGAGTGGAATGGGTTTTCCTAGAGAAGATTCTTTTGAAGATGGGGTTTCAGGATTCTTGGGTGGCTTTAATTATGGAGTGTATTCATACTGTGACTTATTCAATCCTTGTTAATGGAGAGCCGAAGGGTTTAATTACTCCTTCTAGAGGCTTAAGACAAGGCGATCCCCTCTCtcctttcttatttttgttttgtgcgGAGGGTTTAAATGCTATTTTCAGGAGAGTAGCCTTGGATGGAGAGATTGAGGGTTTTTCCTTATGTAGGAATGGACCAAAACTTACGCACCTTTTCTTTGTAGATGATTGTCTTATCTTTTGCAGATCGACATTGGAGGAGTGCCTTAAGATCCAGTCATTGTTGGATATCTATGAAGTGGCTTCAGGCCAGATGATTAATAAGGAGAAAACTACGCTATTTTTTAG of Quercus lobata isolate SW786 chromosome 8, ValleyOak3.0 Primary Assembly, whole genome shotgun sequence contains these proteins:
- the LOC115954861 gene encoding cytokinin dehydrogenase 3-like — encoded protein: MAKHITIPKNFMTIFIVTFFMSNALATTLLPPNDIADRFHNDSETIKIASSDFGHIVQEIPAAVFYPNSIDDIASLVKYAYNNSVPINVAARGQAHSTWGQSLARDGVVVNMTSLENRLNGSGIIVSSDSSLGSYADVGGEQLWIDVLNTTLQYGLSPVSWVDYLYLTVGGTLSNAGISGQSFRFGPQISNVYELDVITGKGEFVTCSSKENSELYYAVLGGLGQFGIITRARIALEPAPKRVKWLRLFYSDFSAFTRDQESLISKNERRDNKALNYLEGMLLLNQGPQDLSFYPVSAYARINSLVTKYGIIYCLEAAKYYYDDRESRVEKELLDLLKGNLGFLPDFMFEKDVTYMEFLNRVRSSELFLRSKGQWEVPHPWLNLFVPESRILDFNSGVLKNIILKQKIPAGIVLIYPMNRNKWDYKMSVVIPDEDVFYVVSMLHSSGFNKWEAYDNQNKEILQFCDGAGIKVKPYLGHYETQEEWINHFGSKWESFRARKALFDPKMILSPGQRIFNNN